The Lewinellaceae bacterium genome includes a region encoding these proteins:
- a CDS encoding toxin-antitoxin system YwqK family antitoxin, with protein MWQKILLFTFLISFILLGNSCSNSSGNETKGGLENLEEAASDANRLKNFSFDKLDDNLEVVTIKDEYHHTLEYSRNKSDYARQGLFLRKDSLGRLLEAANYLNDTLHGSRILFFPETETKQIVEHYDHGQFHGNFQAYFPSGKLEQEGNYVHNVMDSIWVRYYETGQIKEEVTFRDNDENGPFTEYYANGNLKAEGFFKDGDNEHGLLKLYDEEGVLVKTMDCKNGICKTIWKKEDIQ; from the coding sequence ATGTGGCAAAAGATATTATTATTTACATTCCTGATCAGTTTTATACTCTTAGGAAACAGTTGTAGTAACAGTTCAGGCAATGAAACAAAAGGCGGGCTGGAAAATCTTGAGGAAGCAGCGTCCGATGCCAACCGGCTGAAAAATTTTTCTTTCGACAAACTCGATGACAACCTTGAGGTGGTAACCATAAAAGACGAATACCACCACACCCTTGAATACAGCCGAAATAAATCGGATTATGCCCGTCAGGGATTGTTTTTACGCAAAGATTCTCTGGGCCGATTACTAGAGGCAGCCAATTACCTCAACGACACCCTGCACGGCAGCAGAATCCTTTTTTTTCCTGAAACAGAAACCAAACAAATTGTGGAACATTACGATCATGGCCAATTTCACGGCAACTTCCAGGCCTATTTCCCCAGTGGCAAACTGGAACAGGAAGGCAACTACGTCCATAATGTAATGGATAGCATCTGGGTGCGCTATTATGAAACCGGGCAAATTAAAGAAGAAGTGACGTTCCGCGACAATGACGAAAACGGCCCTTTTACAGAATACTACGCCAACGGTAACCTAAAGGCTGAAGGATTCTTCAAAGACGGAGATAACGAACACGGGCTGCTCAAACTATATGACGAAGAAGGGGTACTCGTAAAAACAATGGATTGTAAAAACGGTATCTGTAAAACCATCTGGAAAAAAGAAGACATTCAGTAA
- a CDS encoding outer membrane beta-barrel protein, whose product MNKLMLSGLMIFFILAFSIKGEAQRFKGGVVVGANFNQIDGDDLIGFHQIGFQGGLKVYTIFTERWEMGLSILYSQQGSKAAATDYSSSYDKLKFNLVEVPVLLHFNEWKFKLGTGFSYARLINYTTIDITGTDISALQDYNSNIFTFIVETSLMTNEHLSFNLRWSKSLSNLQGNSDNGKFLSRVIGLRAIYLF is encoded by the coding sequence ATGAATAAATTAATGCTAAGCGGTCTGATGATATTTTTCATCCTGGCCTTTTCGATAAAAGGGGAAGCCCAACGATTTAAAGGCGGAGTGGTGGTCGGGGCCAATTTCAACCAGATTGACGGGGACGATCTCATTGGATTTCACCAAATAGGCTTCCAGGGCGGGCTGAAGGTGTACACCATCTTCACGGAACGCTGGGAAATGGGGTTGAGCATTTTATATTCCCAACAGGGAAGTAAGGCCGCTGCCACGGATTATAGCTCTTCTTATGATAAATTAAAGTTCAATTTAGTGGAAGTGCCCGTACTGCTGCACTTTAACGAATGGAAATTCAAGTTAGGCACCGGCTTTTCTTATGCCCGGCTGATCAACTATACAACAATAGACATCACCGGGACTGATATTTCTGCTTTACAGGATTATAATTCAAACATTTTTACCTTTATTGTGGAAACCAGTTTGATGACCAATGAGCACCTCTCTTTTAACCTGAGATGGTCCAAATCATTGAGTAATTTGCAGGGGAACTCCGATAACGGGAAATTCCTCAGCAGAGTGATCGGGCTGCGGGCCATTTATCTGTTTTAG
- a CDS encoding DUF3137 domain-containing protein codes for MYRYAVMDLGTNTFHLLIAEDDGIDGFREIYRERRFVKLAAKGIGTICPEAIERGLEAMKEFKNKLEEFEVEIQMALGTAALRTATNGEEFIKKVKKVTGIDIQLISGSREARLIYEGVNYMVPSHKEPDLIMDIGGGSVEFIIVNKFGILWAQSFPVGIAVLFHDFHKSDPISMEEREAIHQFLDEVLTPLNRAFEKYKVKRLIGAAGSFDVLQHLSLQEDPTKPFSITIDQFKTFFQSIVSATFNERLEMENLPEKRVDMIVVAFILMQHILKKTGVQKIVFSPYAMKEGVLLQMFNTSKKHREGEFRVFYNHSIYPELLRMENSRKRLLVLLGLSATLLVMLLILDIYINIFFLTLLLSLPVGVYIFFLASKIRQFVRTFKPRIVNLILHFMNEQLVNYRELSYDPKKFISKKRFLQSGIFSTKADFYKGEDYIHGKIGEMDFELSELDVREVSPVSNKLQGIFKGIFLHAIFNEETEGKIILWPRSQRQYLTKAIKNFTWQEGINVDNEILNESFREKFTVYATEDTHVISILSDPMQEAIVHFIEKNKKDIYISFIDKQIYAGITSKKDILEPRILRSNLSFVLIKAFYDDIDMALRIVQDFDQTH; via the coding sequence ATGTACAGATACGCCGTCATGGACTTAGGAACCAATACTTTCCATCTCCTCATTGCCGAGGATGATGGGATTGACGGCTTTCGCGAAATTTACAGGGAAAGGAGGTTCGTTAAACTTGCGGCCAAAGGCATTGGCACCATTTGCCCTGAAGCTATTGAAAGGGGCCTTGAAGCCATGAAAGAGTTCAAAAATAAACTGGAAGAGTTTGAGGTTGAAATCCAAATGGCCCTGGGCACTGCAGCACTGCGTACCGCAACCAATGGTGAGGAGTTTATTAAGAAGGTAAAAAAAGTAACGGGTATCGACATCCAGCTGATCAGCGGATCAAGGGAAGCCCGCCTGATTTACGAGGGGGTCAACTATATGGTGCCCTCCCACAAGGAACCTGACCTGATCATGGATATCGGCGGGGGAAGTGTGGAATTCATCATCGTAAACAAATTCGGGATATTATGGGCACAGAGTTTTCCGGTGGGCATTGCTGTGTTGTTCCATGATTTTCACAAAAGCGACCCCATTTCCATGGAGGAGCGGGAGGCCATACACCAATTCCTGGATGAAGTCCTTACCCCCCTGAACCGGGCTTTTGAAAAATACAAGGTCAAAAGGCTCATCGGCGCAGCCGGTTCCTTTGATGTATTGCAGCATCTGAGTTTACAGGAAGATCCCACCAAACCCTTTTCCATAACCATCGACCAGTTCAAAACTTTTTTCCAGTCCATCGTTTCTGCCACTTTCAACGAACGCCTGGAGATGGAAAACCTGCCGGAGAAACGGGTGGATATGATCGTAGTGGCTTTTATCCTGATGCAACACATTCTCAAAAAAACAGGCGTTCAAAAAATCGTTTTTTCTCCCTATGCAATGAAGGAAGGGGTGCTCCTGCAGATGTTCAATACAAGCAAAAAACATCGGGAAGGAGAATTTCGTGTTTTTTACAATCACAGTATTTACCCGGAATTACTCCGCATGGAAAACAGCCGCAAGCGTTTATTAGTCCTGCTTGGCCTGTCTGCAACACTTCTCGTCATGTTATTGATCCTGGATATTTACATCAATATATTCTTTCTCACCCTGTTGTTATCTCTTCCGGTGGGCGTATATATATTTTTCCTGGCCTCAAAAATCCGGCAATTCGTCCGCACCTTTAAACCACGCATTGTAAACCTCATTCTCCATTTTATGAATGAGCAACTGGTCAATTACAGGGAACTGTCCTATGATCCCAAAAAATTCATCAGTAAAAAAAGATTCCTGCAAAGCGGTATCTTTAGTACAAAGGCTGATTTTTATAAAGGGGAGGATTATATCCATGGCAAGATCGGTGAAATGGATTTTGAACTCAGTGAACTCGATGTCAGGGAAGTATCCCCGGTGAGTAATAAACTACAAGGCATCTTTAAAGGCATTTTCCTCCACGCCATTTTCAACGAGGAAACAGAAGGGAAAATTATTTTGTGGCCCCGAAGTCAAAGACAGTACCTGACGAAAGCCATAAAGAATTTCACCTGGCAAGAGGGAATAAACGTGGATAATGAGATCCTCAATGAATCTTTCAGGGAAAAATTTACCGTTTACGCCACCGAAGACACCCATGTGATCAGCATCCTTTCCGACCCAATGCAGGAAGCCATTGTCCATTTTATCGAAAAGAACAAAAAAGACATCTATATTTCCTTTATCGACAAGCAAATTTATGCCGGCATTACTTCTAAAAAAGATATCCTGGAACCGCGTATCCTGCGTTCGAACCTGAGTTTTGTCCTGATCAAAGCATTTTATGACGATATTGACATGGCCCTCCGGATCGTCCAGGATTTTGACCAGACCCATTAA